In a genomic window of Stakelama saccharophila:
- the pyrH gene encoding UMP kinase has translation MSTPTFNRILLKLSGEVLMGEGEFGIDPATCERVAREISAAKEAGFELCIVVGGGNIFRGLAGAAKGFDRASADYMGMLATVMNALALQNALEHLGVDTRVQSAIPMSSVCEPYIRRRAVRHMEKNRVVIFAAGTGNPFFTTDTAAALRAAEMGCDALFKGTSVDGVYDSDPKKNPDARRYAALSFNRVLADDLKVMDASAVALCRDNNIPIVVFNIRAEGNLANALRNEGTSTIVQNNPE, from the coding sequence ATGAGCACGCCCACCTTCAATCGCATCCTCCTCAAATTGTCGGGCGAGGTCCTGATGGGCGAGGGCGAGTTCGGCATCGATCCCGCCACCTGCGAGCGCGTCGCGCGCGAGATATCGGCGGCGAAAGAGGCGGGCTTCGAGCTTTGCATCGTCGTTGGCGGCGGCAACATCTTTCGCGGCCTTGCCGGAGCGGCGAAGGGATTCGACCGCGCGAGCGCCGACTATATGGGCATGCTGGCAACGGTCATGAACGCGCTGGCGCTGCAGAATGCGCTGGAGCATCTCGGCGTCGACACGCGCGTCCAGTCGGCCATTCCGATGTCGAGCGTGTGCGAACCCTATATTCGCCGGCGCGCGGTGCGCCACATGGAAAAGAACCGGGTGGTGATCTTCGCCGCCGGCACCGGCAATCCGTTTTTCACCACCGACACCGCCGCCGCTCTGCGCGCCGCCGAGATGGGCTGCGACGCCCTGTTCAAGGGCACCAGCGTCGACGGCGTTTACGATTCCGATCCCAAGAAAAATCCCGATGCCAGGCGCTATGCCGCTCTGAGCTTCAATCGCGTGCTGGCGGACGACCTGAAAGTCATGGACGCGAGCGCCGTGGCTCTGTGCCGCGACAACAATATCCCCATCGTCGTGTTCAACATCCGGGCGGAGGGCAATCTGGCCAACGCGCTTCGGAACGAGGGAACATCGACGATCGTGCAGAACAACCCGGAATAG
- the frr gene encoding ribosome recycling factor, which yields MAAFDKADLERRMAGAVEALKHDLAGLRTGRASTTLLDPVTVEVYGANMPLNQVATVSAPESRMLSVQVWDKSNMQPVEKAIRSAGLGLNPIVDGPNIRLPIPDLTQERRKELAKLAGQYAEKARIAARNVRRDGMDSLKADEKKGDLSEDERKRHENEVQKLTDKTIADIDAAAQAKEKEILSQ from the coding sequence ATGGCCGCATTCGACAAGGCCGACCTCGAACGCCGCATGGCGGGCGCTGTAGAGGCGCTGAAGCACGATCTAGCCGGCCTGCGCACCGGCCGGGCGTCGACGACGCTGCTCGATCCGGTTACAGTCGAGGTGTACGGCGCCAACATGCCGCTCAACCAGGTCGCGACGGTATCCGCGCCGGAATCGCGCATGTTGTCGGTTCAGGTATGGGATAAGTCGAACATGCAGCCGGTCGAAAAGGCGATCCGGTCCGCGGGGCTGGGGCTCAATCCGATCGTGGATGGTCCCAATATCCGTCTGCCGATTCCGGATTTGACGCAGGAACGGCGTAAGGAACTGGCGAAGCTGGCCGGGCAATATGCCGAAAAGGCCCGCATCGCCGCGCGCAATGTGCGTCGCGACGGCATGGACAGCCTGAAAGCCGACGAAAAGAAGGGCGATTTGTCCGAGGACGAGCGCAAGCGCCATGAAAACGAGGTGCAGAAGCTGACCGACAAGACCATCGCCGATATCGATGCTGCGGCGCAGGCGAAGGAAAAGGAAATCCTCAGCCAGTGA
- a CDS encoding isoprenyl transferase encodes MPQRANAPHPGTGGGKPPRHVAIIMDGNGRWAKARHLPRIAGHRKGVEAVRRISRAARELGIEVLTLYAFSSENWRRPEEEVRDLMGLLRRFLQTEAEDLIREDVRLRVIGEYRALSADLVAMIDETVARTQRNHGPMLVIALNYGSQAEITAAARRLATDVASGGLIPDEIDEARFERALATHDLPPLDLMIRTSGEQRLSNFLLWQAAYAELMFVDTLWPDFDKAALEAALEGFAARHRRFGGL; translated from the coding sequence ATGCCCCAACGGGCCAACGCGCCCCATCCCGGCACGGGTGGCGGCAAACCGCCCCGTCATGTCGCCATCATCATGGACGGAAACGGGCGCTGGGCGAAAGCCCGGCATCTGCCGCGGATTGCCGGGCATCGAAAGGGCGTCGAAGCGGTGCGAAGGATTTCGCGCGCCGCGCGCGAGCTCGGCATCGAGGTGCTTACGCTATATGCCTTTTCCTCCGAGAACTGGCGGCGGCCGGAGGAAGAGGTTCGCGACTTGATGGGGTTGCTGCGCCGGTTTCTGCAGACCGAGGCCGAGGATCTGATCCGCGAGGATGTCCGCTTGCGCGTTATCGGGGAGTATCGCGCGCTTTCCGCCGATCTGGTCGCGATGATTGACGAAACGGTCGCCCGCACGCAGCGCAATCACGGACCGATGCTGGTCATCGCGCTCAATTATGGTTCGCAGGCGGAAATCACGGCGGCGGCGCGGCGCCTTGCGACCGATGTTGCAAGCGGGGGGCTGATACCCGACGAAATCGACGAAGCACGCTTCGAGCGCGCGCTGGCGACGCACGATCTGCCGCCGCTGGACCTCATGATCCGAACGTCGGGAGAGCAGCGGCTGTCCAACTTCCTGCTGTGGCAGGCCGCCTATGCCGAACTGATGTTCGTCGACACGCTCTGGCCCGATTTCGACAAAGCGGCATTGGAGGCTGCGCTGGAGGGCTTCGCCGCTCGCCATCGGCGCTTCGGCGGACTGTGA
- a CDS encoding phosphatidate cytidylyltransferase, with protein MPSDLPVRALVGAGLILLAALALWSGGLLFWLVLVIVALLMMGEWANLAHASENSRRLGQFALSVPLAIMAPPWLAAGPGFFALGLIGGAAFFTAIATRRAVLGAGIVYVGLPILALLWLRQRDDGLLLAFWAMALVWACDIGAYFAGRSLGGAKLAPAISPNKTWAGLFGGVVATAFFAAILFRFGLPLHLTIATPLLAVTAQMGDLFESWLKRRAGVKDSGDLLPGHGGFLDRLDGLVPVAPIAALLVLLPEVVR; from the coding sequence ATGCCCTCCGATCTGCCGGTCCGCGCGCTTGTCGGTGCGGGGCTGATCCTCCTCGCCGCCCTTGCCTTGTGGAGCGGCGGGCTGCTGTTCTGGCTCGTGCTGGTGATCGTCGCGCTCCTGATGATGGGCGAATGGGCAAACCTGGCCCATGCGTCCGAGAATTCGCGGCGGCTGGGCCAGTTCGCCTTGTCGGTGCCGCTCGCGATCATGGCGCCGCCCTGGCTCGCCGCCGGACCCGGGTTCTTCGCCCTGGGGCTGATTGGCGGCGCTGCCTTCTTCACGGCCATCGCCACCCGCAGGGCTGTGCTGGGCGCGGGCATCGTGTATGTCGGTCTGCCGATCCTCGCGCTGCTTTGGCTGCGCCAGCGCGATGACGGGCTGTTGCTGGCGTTCTGGGCGATGGCGCTGGTCTGGGCTTGCGACATCGGTGCCTATTTCGCCGGCCGCAGCCTGGGCGGGGCAAAACTGGCCCCGGCAATAAGCCCGAACAAGACCTGGGCCGGTCTGTTCGGCGGCGTGGTCGCGACCGCGTTCTTCGCCGCCATACTCTTCCGCTTCGGCCTGCCGCTTCATCTGACGATCGCCACACCATTGCTGGCGGTGACGGCTCAGATGGGCGACCTGTTCGAAAGCTGGCTGAAGCGCCGCGCGGGGGTGAAGGATTCGGGCGATCTGCTGCCCGGACATGGCGGCTTCCTGGATCGGCTGGACGGTCTCGTGCCGGTTGCGCCGATCGCCGCGCTGCTCGTCCTGCTGCCGGAGGTCGTGCGGTGA
- a CDS encoding 1-deoxy-D-xylulose-5-phosphate reductoisomerase produces MKRVTVLGATGSVGRSTLDLIERNSEMFEVVALTAHRDVSGLSAAARRTGAQRAVIADESLLPDLRDALAGAPVEIAAGMNAVCEAARMDADWVMAAIVGCAGLKPTMAAMEAGRTVALANKESLVSAGGVMTAAARSSGVTLLPVDSEHNAVFQCFDPDQAARVRRIVLTASGGPFRGWSREAMEAITPAQAVAHPNWSMGAKISVDSATMMNKGLELIEAFHLFPVAAEQLDILVHRQSVIHSLVEYVDGSFLAQLGSPDMRTPIAHALAWPDRMAVPVERLDLAKIAQLDFEVPDPERFPAIDLARAALAAGGARPAIMNAANEVAVAAFLAGRLGFLEIAAIVSDTLSGYDPPAPETLDAVLAVDAEARAIADRRVRNRVR; encoded by the coding sequence GTGAAGCGGGTCACGGTTCTCGGCGCCACGGGTTCGGTCGGTAGATCGACGCTCGATCTGATCGAACGCAATTCCGAGATGTTTGAAGTGGTCGCCCTGACCGCGCACCGGGACGTGTCCGGCCTGAGCGCCGCCGCCCGGCGCACGGGGGCGCAGCGCGCGGTGATCGCGGACGAATCGCTTTTGCCGGATCTTCGCGACGCGCTGGCGGGGGCGCCGGTCGAGATTGCCGCCGGCATGAACGCCGTGTGCGAGGCCGCGCGCATGGATGCCGACTGGGTGATGGCGGCGATCGTCGGTTGCGCCGGACTGAAGCCGACCATGGCGGCGATGGAGGCGGGGCGGACGGTGGCGCTCGCCAACAAGGAGTCGCTCGTTTCCGCGGGAGGCGTGATGACGGCGGCTGCACGGTCGTCCGGCGTCACGCTGCTTCCGGTCGATTCGGAGCATAATGCCGTGTTCCAGTGCTTCGACCCCGACCAGGCGGCGCGCGTCCGCCGGATCGTGCTGACCGCAAGCGGCGGGCCGTTCCGCGGGTGGTCGCGCGAGGCGATGGAGGCGATTACGCCGGCGCAGGCGGTGGCCCATCCCAACTGGTCGATGGGCGCGAAGATCTCGGTCGATTCGGCGACGATGATGAACAAGGGGCTGGAACTGATCGAGGCGTTCCACCTTTTCCCGGTGGCGGCCGAACAACTCGATATCCTTGTCCACCGGCAGTCGGTCATCCATTCGCTGGTCGAATATGTCGATGGCTCGTTCCTGGCGCAGCTTGGATCGCCCGACATGCGGACGCCGATCGCTCATGCGCTGGCCTGGCCGGATCGGATGGCTGTGCCGGTTGAACGTCTTGATCTCGCCAAAATTGCACAGCTCGATTTCGAAGTGCCGGACCCGGAGCGTTTTCCCGCCATCGACCTCGCCCGGGCGGCCCTGGCCGCAGGCGGCGCCCGCCCGGCGATTATGAACGCCGCCAACGAGGTGGCGGTCGCCGCTTTTCTTGCCGGCAGGCTGGGATTCCTCGAAATTGCCGCAATCGTCAGCGATACGCTTTCCGGCTATGATCCTCCGGCTCCGGAAACGCTCGACGCCGTGCTGGCGGTCGACGCAGAAGCGAGAGCCATTGCCGATCGCCGAGTAAGGAACCGCGTCCGTTGA
- the rseP gene encoding RIP metalloprotease RseP — protein sequence MIQSPGFFVTIIAFALVLGPLVFLHELGHYLVGRWCGVKADAFSIGFGREIAGFTDKRGTRWKFGWLPLGGYVKFAGDMNPASKPDADWLALPAEERRQTFQARSLWQRALIVLAGPVMNFLIAILIFAAFAMTYGVDRTPAVVGQVMPESPAAAAGLKQGDAIVSIGGRQMDTFQDLAQFTVLRPGATVPMVVERDGETFDARITLGAAHEEDRFGNRYTRGQLGVASGPRVYEPVGLAEAPAAGIRLVGGTLRSMIDGLGQIITGRRSVDELGGPLRIAQMSGQQMALGWPALISFIALISINLGFINLLPVPMLDGGHLFFYAIEAVRGRPVGPGAMEWAYRGGLAAILALFLLVTFNDLDAIGVWRHLAGLIG from the coding sequence TTGATCCAGTCTCCCGGCTTTTTCGTCACAATCATCGCGTTCGCGCTGGTGTTGGGGCCGCTCGTCTTTCTGCATGAGCTGGGCCATTATCTGGTCGGCCGGTGGTGCGGCGTGAAGGCCGATGCTTTTTCGATCGGCTTCGGGCGCGAAATCGCGGGATTTACCGACAAGCGCGGCACGCGGTGGAAATTCGGCTGGCTGCCGCTGGGCGGATATGTGAAGTTCGCCGGAGATATGAATCCTGCCAGCAAGCCCGATGCGGACTGGCTCGCACTGCCGGCGGAGGAGCGGCGACAGACGTTCCAGGCCCGTTCGCTGTGGCAACGCGCGCTGATCGTCCTGGCCGGGCCGGTGATGAATTTCCTCATCGCTATTCTGATTTTCGCCGCGTTCGCCATGACCTACGGAGTCGACCGCACGCCTGCGGTGGTCGGACAGGTCATGCCGGAAAGTCCGGCTGCCGCGGCCGGCCTGAAGCAGGGCGATGCGATCGTCAGCATCGGCGGGCGGCAGATGGACACGTTTCAGGACCTGGCGCAGTTCACCGTCTTGCGACCTGGCGCCACCGTCCCGATGGTCGTCGAGCGCGATGGCGAAACCTTCGACGCGCGGATCACGCTCGGCGCCGCGCATGAGGAGGATCGCTTCGGCAATCGTTACACGCGAGGCCAGTTGGGCGTCGCATCGGGGCCGCGCGTTTACGAACCGGTCGGCTTGGCAGAGGCGCCGGCCGCGGGCATACGTCTCGTCGGCGGCACGCTTCGCAGCATGATCGACGGGTTGGGCCAGATCATTACCGGCAGGCGTTCGGTGGACGAACTTGGCGGGCCGCTGCGGATCGCGCAGATGTCGGGGCAGCAGATGGCGCTTGGATGGCCGGCGCTCATATCCTTCATCGCGCTGATCTCGATTAATCTCGGATTCATCAACCTGTTGCCAGTGCCGATGCTCGATGGCGGTCATCTGTTCTTTTACGCGATCGAAGCGGTGCGCGGCCGTCCAGTCGGCCCCGGTGCGATGGAATGGGCCTATCGCGGCGGCCTGGCGGCTATACTCGCCTTGTTTCTGCTTGTGACGTTCAACGATCTCGACGCGATCGGCGTGTGGCGGCATCTGGCCGGGTTGATCGGTTGA
- the bamA gene encoding outer membrane protein assembly factor BamA, translated as MTAIKAYKSSTNAKALALACTMLSGLGVAHAQVAERDSADQDVAAAPAPAPSAAAPAGQQSARDIARRAAAAAAGQSRPAAEQQVVKSIRVEGSQRIEPETILSYTKLRVGEPYTNATIDQAIKDLYQSDFLSSVEIAGVETGNLVIRIQENPVINRVVLEGNKRLKDDKIVKEIKLAPRQIFTRTAVRADVARIIELYRREGRYAARIDPQMVKLDQNRVDVIFEIHEGPKSKVRQINIIGNEKFSDDDLRDEMATKQARWFRIFSSSTSFDRDRMQYDQQKLRQFYLTQGYADFRVVSAVAELTPDKQDFIITYVVEEGQRYKFGPVTVDSAIRDFDDEKLARSLPMKEGDWYNAKQVEDSIDQLSETAGFAGYAFADVQPNFVPDHENHTMAIGFNIAESQRTYVERVNINGNTQTQDEVIRREMRLAEGDPYNTFLKKRSEDRINSLGYFQDKFEIDTQKGTTDDRIVLNADVEEKPTGELSLSAGFSSLERFLVQAAVRQNNFRGMGQQAHIQLDYSSYSKSAEVGFTEPYLFDKPIALGGTIFRRDYNSFNYIGQDRNTTYSQVSTGFQIVSSIPLTEYWQLSGRYRLSQDDVSLDKGTFYRDTDGDGIADTCDPLRAGRYLCEAVGNRLTSSIGASLIYSSLNSYYRPTRGSRVVLGMDFAGVGGDVQYIRGRASADKYWGLGDGFIFSLSGEGGYIHALEDSPGPGVDAVRITDRFYLGQEFHGFDIRGVGPRVQRIPYTGTVAGGDQMLVTDNDRIVDDPLGGKAYYLGKAELEIPLGSGAQELGLRPSIYLQVGALFNIKRPLPTANFEQATDEDGNLLYNEDGSPSLLPIVTPVKDGSGRQLYVVPADAGDNGGSLTTCQVGYADSYGGACSGTSQNTVYSTTTAPFYERFVGDSASPRVSVGIGVNWNSPFGPLRIDLAKALVTQPGDDAKLITFNVGTQF; from the coding sequence GTGACAGCTATCAAGGCTTACAAATCGAGTACCAACGCCAAGGCGCTCGCGCTGGCATGCACCATGCTGTCGGGTCTCGGCGTGGCCCATGCCCAGGTCGCGGAACGGGATTCCGCGGACCAGGACGTGGCGGCGGCACCGGCCCCGGCTCCATCGGCTGCCGCTCCTGCCGGGCAGCAGTCGGCGCGGGATATCGCGCGCCGGGCGGCCGCAGCGGCGGCAGGTCAGAGCCGGCCCGCGGCCGAGCAGCAGGTGGTGAAGTCGATCCGGGTCGAGGGTTCGCAGCGTATCGAGCCGGAGACGATCCTGTCCTATACCAAGCTCCGCGTCGGCGAGCCCTATACCAACGCCACGATCGACCAGGCGATCAAGGACCTCTATCAGAGCGATTTCCTGTCCTCCGTCGAGATCGCCGGCGTCGAAACCGGCAATCTCGTCATCCGCATCCAGGAAAACCCGGTGATCAACCGTGTGGTGCTGGAAGGCAACAAGCGGTTGAAGGACGACAAGATCGTCAAGGAGATCAAGCTCGCCCCGCGGCAGATCTTCACCCGCACCGCCGTTCGCGCCGATGTGGCGCGGATCATCGAACTTTATCGGCGCGAGGGCCGCTATGCCGCGCGCATCGACCCGCAGATGGTGAAGCTGGACCAGAACCGCGTCGACGTGATCTTCGAAATTCACGAAGGGCCGAAATCGAAGGTTCGCCAGATCAACATCATCGGCAACGAGAAGTTTTCCGACGACGATCTCCGCGACGAGATGGCGACCAAGCAGGCGCGCTGGTTCCGTATCTTCAGCTCGAGCACGAGCTTCGACCGGGACCGGATGCAATATGACCAGCAGAAGCTGCGGCAATTCTATCTGACGCAGGGCTATGCCGATTTCCGCGTGGTATCCGCCGTCGCCGAGCTGACGCCGGACAAACAGGATTTCATCATCACCTATGTGGTGGAAGAAGGGCAGCGCTATAAGTTCGGCCCGGTCACGGTCGACAGCGCAATCCGCGATTTCGACGATGAGAAACTGGCCCGGTCGCTGCCGATGAAGGAAGGCGACTGGTACAACGCGAAGCAGGTCGAAGACTCGATCGACCAGTTGAGCGAGACGGCCGGATTCGCCGGTTACGCTTTCGCCGATGTTCAGCCGAATTTCGTGCCCGACCACGAAAACCATACGATGGCGATCGGGTTCAATATCGCGGAAAGCCAGCGCACTTATGTCGAGCGCGTCAACATCAACGGCAACACGCAGACCCAGGACGAGGTGATCCGACGCGAGATGCGGCTGGCCGAGGGCGATCCGTACAATACCTTCCTGAAGAAGCGGTCGGAGGATCGCATCAACTCGCTCGGCTACTTCCAGGACAAGTTCGAGATCGACACGCAGAAGGGCACGACCGACGACCGGATCGTGCTCAACGCCGATGTCGAGGAGAAGCCGACCGGCGAACTGTCGCTGTCGGCCGGGTTCTCGAGCCTAGAACGGTTTCTCGTCCAGGCTGCCGTGCGCCAGAACAATTTCCGCGGCATGGGCCAGCAGGCGCATATCCAGCTCGATTATTCGTCCTATTCGAAATCGGCGGAAGTGGGCTTCACGGAACCCTATCTGTTCGACAAGCCGATCGCGCTGGGCGGCACGATCTTCCGGCGTGACTATAATTCGTTCAATTATATCGGGCAGGACCGGAACACGACCTATTCGCAGGTCTCCACCGGGTTTCAGATCGTCTCGTCGATCCCGCTCACCGAATATTGGCAGCTTTCCGGGCGCTATCGGCTGTCGCAGGACGACGTTTCGCTCGACAAGGGCACCTTCTACCGAGACACGGACGGGGATGGTATCGCCGATACCTGCGATCCGCTGCGCGCCGGGCGCTATCTCTGCGAAGCGGTGGGCAATCGCCTGACCTCGTCGATCGGCGCGTCGCTGATCTACTCCAGCCTCAACAGCTACTACCGCCCGACGCGCGGCTCGCGGGTTGTGCTCGGTATGGATTTCGCCGGTGTGGGCGGCGACGTGCAATATATCCGCGGTCGCGCCAGTGCCGACAAATATTGGGGCCTGGGCGATGGCTTCATCTTCTCGCTCAGCGGCGAAGGCGGCTATATCCACGCGCTCGAGGACAGCCCCGGCCCCGGCGTCGACGCCGTGCGGATCACCGACCGCTTCTATCTTGGCCAGGAATTTCACGGTTTCGACATTCGCGGTGTCGGCCCGCGCGTGCAGCGCATACCCTATACGGGTACGGTGGCCGGCGGCGACCAGATGCTGGTGACGGACAACGATCGGATCGTCGACGATCCGCTGGGCGGCAAGGCCTATTATCTGGGCAAGGCGGAGCTTGAAATTCCGCTCGGCTCGGGCGCGCAGGAACTCGGTCTGCGGCCTTCGATCTATCTTCAGGTCGGGGCCTTGTTCAACATCAAGCGGCCGCTCCCGACCGCCAATTTCGAACAGGCAACCGACGAAGACGGCAATCTTCTCTATAACGAGGACGGCTCGCCCTCGCTGTTGCCGATCGTGACGCCGGTGAAGGACGGCTCGGGCCGGCAGCTTTACGTCGTGCCCGCCGATGCCGGCGACAATGGCGGATCGCTCACCACCTGTCAGGTCGGCTATGCCGACAGCTATGGCGGCGCCTGCTCCGGCACATCGCAGAACACCGTCTATTCGACGACGACGGCGCCGTTCTACGAACGGTTCGTCGGCGATTCGGCCTCGCCGCGCGTCTCCGTGGGCATCGGCGTGAACTGGAACTCGCCGTTCGGCCCGCTGCGCATCGACCTCGCCAAGGCATTGGTCACCCAGCCCGGTGACGACGCCAAACTCATCACTTTCAATGTGGGAACTCAATTCTGA
- a CDS encoding OmpH family outer membrane protein, which translates to MAPIAIAAPAQAQVSGVAVANPEQAIQDTTAWKNAIAQIQTTYKAQIDQAQSRSDAVQAELKPLVQSFEQARQAANPDQNALQQQARTIQQKQQAAKEEISRLTQPVQRARAYALEQISKQYQAAVQAALQGKNVQILLRPDSVIYAAPTTDITSDITAQLNRLVTNVSTTPPANWQPGQNEAAGTAPATVQPTQPQSNPSPNGR; encoded by the coding sequence TTGGCGCCGATCGCCATTGCCGCTCCCGCGCAAGCCCAGGTTTCGGGCGTTGCCGTGGCGAACCCGGAACAGGCGATCCAGGACACGACGGCCTGGAAGAATGCGATCGCGCAGATCCAGACCACGTACAAGGCGCAGATCGACCAGGCGCAGTCCCGCAGCGATGCCGTGCAGGCGGAATTGAAGCCGCTCGTTCAGTCGTTCGAGCAGGCGCGCCAGGCGGCCAATCCGGATCAGAACGCGCTGCAACAGCAGGCCCGTACGATTCAGCAGAAGCAGCAAGCCGCCAAGGAAGAGATCAGTCGTCTGACCCAGCCGGTGCAGCGCGCCCGCGCCTATGCGCTCGAGCAGATCAGCAAGCAGTACCAGGCCGCGGTCCAGGCAGCGCTGCAGGGCAAGAACGTGCAGATCCTGCTGCGTCCCGACAGCGTGATCTATGCGGCGCCGACGACCGATATCACGTCGGACATCACCGCGCAGCTCAATCGCCTGGTCACCAATGTCAGCACCACGCCGCCGGCGAACTGGCAGCCCGGCCAGAACGAGGCGGCGGGCACGGCGCCGGCGACGGTGCAGCCGACCCAGCCGCAGTCGAACCCGTCGCCCAACGGCCGATGA
- the fabZ gene encoding 3-hydroxyacyl-ACP dehydratase FabZ, translating to MSGDSDDTAALGPLDIGRVMAALPHRYPMLLVDRVEAIVPDRSIRAVKAVTINEGFFQGHFPGRPIMPGVLIVEALAQAAGVLAVESLGLAGSGKLVYFMAIENAKFRRPVEPGVLLHLDVEFVQKRSSVCKFAGKAAIDGQTVAEASFTAMIADPPEA from the coding sequence ATGAGCGGGGATAGCGACGACACGGCCGCCCTTGGCCCGCTCGACATCGGGCGGGTGATGGCGGCCCTGCCGCACCGCTATCCGATGCTTCTGGTCGACCGCGTCGAGGCGATCGTGCCCGACCGGTCGATCAGGGCAGTAAAGGCGGTGACGATCAACGAAGGGTTCTTCCAGGGACATTTTCCCGGACGCCCGATCATGCCGGGCGTGCTGATCGTCGAGGCGCTGGCCCAGGCGGCCGGCGTTCTGGCGGTGGAATCGCTTGGTCTCGCCGGATCGGGCAAGCTCGTCTATTTCATGGCGATCGAGAACGCGAAGTTCCGCAGGCCGGTCGAGCCGGGCGTGCTTTTGCACCTGGATGTCGAATTCGTGCAGAAACGCAGCAGCGTTTGCAAGTTCGCCGGCAAGGCGGCGATCGACGGTCAGACGGTGGCAGAGGCGAGCTTTACGGCCATGATCGCGGACCCGCCCGAGGCCTGA
- the rpmE gene encoding 50S ribosomal protein L31 encodes MKTDTHPDYHTIKVQMTDGTVFETRSTWGKEGDTLQLEIDPTSHPAWTGGNQRLLDSGGQVARFNKRFGGLSLGKK; translated from the coding sequence GTGAAGACCGATACCCATCCCGATTATCACACCATCAAGGTGCAGATGACCGACGGCACCGTGTTCGAGACCCGCTCCACCTGGGGCAAGGAAGGCGATACGCTGCAGCTCGAAATCGATCCGACCTCGCACCCGGCCTGGACCGGTGGCAACCAGCGGCTGCTCGATTCGGGCGGCCAGGTCGCGCGCTTCAACAAACGGTTCGGCGGGCTTTCCCTGGGTAAGAAGTAG